A portion of the Aneurinibacillus sp. REN35 genome contains these proteins:
- a CDS encoding Ig-like domain-containing protein has product MKLKHSRRIISSVAALSVALPSAAVLFPTQSSAAPSMAAVNWNSSQSHQIDRYKDKALEIFYSLTPEEKARLAQLREEIKAKPLAFWRDEILQNPKAVEKLKAKGVKAEEASAMLRDAVVLLYTPEDKKEALAAFKKNHYGTWQKIFGTEFKQEDLLKFASMLQKQVLAEVVMNHMLNVNKPLDSIISDSIARMMKHGEFKKLATKLAGIGITTEDVIAIRKRIVREFDPNYEVVAIFVQAFARNNTQLILQPGKFTPGKVKQLTLKVDFPGYFTIRSGIEWSSSDPDVATVDEKGNLRAHKAGVTVVSAKVKGIEVGQLLVTVEADKEKPNDKDKDDDDDKYKPGDKDKDKDKNKGKDKDRDDDDDDEDED; this is encoded by the coding sequence ATGAAGCTGAAGCATTCCCGTCGCATTATTTCTTCCGTTGCCGCCCTTAGTGTCGCTCTGCCGTCTGCGGCTGTTCTTTTTCCCACCCAGTCATCAGCTGCTCCGTCTATGGCAGCCGTCAACTGGAATTCGTCCCAATCACATCAGATTGACCGCTACAAGGATAAGGCACTCGAAATCTTCTACTCGTTGACTCCGGAAGAGAAAGCGAGATTAGCTCAACTGCGCGAAGAAATTAAAGCGAAGCCACTTGCCTTCTGGCGCGATGAGATTCTACAGAATCCGAAAGCCGTAGAGAAGTTAAAAGCCAAAGGGGTAAAAGCGGAAGAGGCATCCGCTATGCTGCGCGATGCAGTCGTCCTGCTGTATACACCGGAAGATAAAAAGGAGGCGCTTGCTGCCTTTAAGAAAAATCATTACGGCACATGGCAGAAAATCTTCGGCACTGAGTTCAAGCAAGAAGATCTGCTGAAATTTGCAAGCATGCTGCAAAAGCAGGTTCTAGCTGAAGTGGTTATGAATCACATGCTCAATGTTAATAAGCCGTTAGACAGCATCATTAGCGACTCGATTGCACGGATGATGAAGCATGGTGAGTTCAAAAAATTAGCGACAAAATTAGCGGGAATCGGCATTACGACAGAAGATGTGATTGCGATTCGCAAACGAATCGTACGGGAGTTTGATCCGAATTACGAAGTTGTCGCTATTTTTGTACAGGCTTTTGCCCGCAATAACACGCAGTTGATACTTCAGCCAGGCAAGTTTACACCGGGCAAGGTGAAGCAGCTAACTTTAAAGGTAGACTTCCCGGGCTATTTCACAATCCGCTCCGGCATCGAATGGTCCTCTTCTGATCCGGACGTTGCCACTGTCGATGAGAAAGGAAATCTTCGCGCTCACAAGGCGGGAGTGACTGTCGTGTCTGCAAAAGTAAAAGGCATCGAAGTGGGGCAGCTACTCGTTACGGTTGAAGCTGATAAAGAGAAGCCAAACGATAAGGATAAGGACGACGATGATGATAAATACAAGCCGGGAGACAAAGATAAGGACAAAGACAAAAATAAAGGAAAAGACAAGGATCGGGACGACGATGACGATGATGAAGACGAAGATTGA
- a CDS encoding S-layer homology domain-containing protein yields the protein MKKNNGLRRKLAISLLSASVMLPAAGALASPVQAAENTTTSAMDQDKTEKMKELLKQLTPQEQQALKEKAMMDMLTSPDKPLEQVAEDALRETVEPQKYQELKKEVEQSNITLDDALKAKDEIQNNPTPVTPPATPDTPKQPTPTPPVTMPADPEKGTKPTPSFVDIEKVPWAKDAIQTLASEGIITGMSKDKFVPMSQVTRAQYTHLLVQALQLNTKVDGAPYPGFTDVKENDWFALDVAVAAKLGIVSGVSKTKFDPQAPITREQMASMTARAMEAAKLLAQGDDQKKESLTQFKDKSRISSWAQKDIAALVEKKVMTGMNGGVFGPRETANRAQAAVLIHKVYSLAQDAK from the coding sequence ATGAAGAAAAATAATGGATTACGTCGGAAGTTGGCTATCTCTTTGTTATCGGCATCGGTCATGCTGCCAGCGGCAGGGGCGCTCGCATCCCCTGTACAAGCGGCTGAGAATACAACCACGTCTGCAATGGATCAGGATAAGACGGAAAAAATGAAGGAGCTGCTTAAGCAGCTGACACCACAGGAGCAGCAGGCGCTTAAGGAAAAGGCCATGATGGATATGCTTACGTCACCGGACAAGCCGCTCGAACAGGTAGCAGAAGATGCCCTGCGCGAGACGGTAGAACCACAGAAATATCAAGAACTGAAGAAGGAAGTAGAGCAGTCCAATATTACACTCGATGATGCGCTGAAGGCAAAGGATGAGATTCAGAACAATCCTACACCAGTAACGCCGCCAGCCACACCGGATACACCAAAGCAGCCGACCCCGACTCCGCCTGTAACGATGCCGGCGGACCCGGAGAAGGGTACGAAGCCGACTCCGAGCTTTGTGGATATTGAAAAGGTGCCGTGGGCTAAAGACGCCATTCAGACCCTCGCTTCAGAAGGCATCATCACAGGGATGAGCAAAGACAAATTTGTACCGATGAGCCAGGTGACTCGCGCCCAATACACGCATCTTCTTGTACAGGCGCTTCAACTGAACACGAAAGTCGACGGTGCACCATACCCCGGATTTACGGATGTGAAGGAGAACGATTGGTTCGCGCTTGATGTGGCGGTTGCTGCAAAGCTGGGCATTGTGAGCGGAGTCAGCAAGACGAAATTCGATCCGCAGGCACCGATCACCCGTGAACAGATGGCGTCCATGACTGCTCGGGCGATGGAAGCGGCCAAGCTGCTTGCCCAAGGCGATGACCAAAAGAAAGAGTCGCTAACACAATTCAAAGACAAATCCCGCATCTCTTCTTGGGCGCAAAAAGACATCGCCGCGCTGGTAGAGAAGAAGGTCATGACAGGTATGAATGGAGGCGTCTTTGGACCAAGGGAGACGGCCAACCGTGCGCAGGCAGCTGTGCTCATTCATAAGGTGTACAGTCTCGCACAAGACGCGAAATAA
- a CDS encoding ABC transporter permease has protein sequence MIFRNIGMALRGIWMYRGRSFLALLGVAVAAFLVISLMSVLYNFNQSLLAQFSGLGAQQITVVPGKLMNKKAMDSGLSDFASFAPSSSTLTYKDAMDVKKQVKAIDKAAPQNEVMGALIHEKKGYDMIFTGTSPDLPPVLDVKMKEGRFFTQQEMDKKKHVIVLGSNIKKNVFGDKPTVGKTVKVNREEFKIIGILDEKQMFGFNINDRVYAPYHVVEKVGNTEHASLLFFTAKKAENVPQVEKQISRVIGTNHGKTDFNLVKAEEAVHMINTVMDLAGVITLAITSIAFLVGGIGIMNVMLLTVKERTREIGIRKAVGARSWHIMSQFLVEAVFLSVIGALAGLAATYGAMYWIHHYFPILPNAIPFEMIGYTVVFAIGAGLLFGIIPALRAVRIPPIEALRYE, from the coding sequence ATGATCTTTCGCAATATAGGGATGGCGCTGCGCGGCATTTGGATGTATCGGGGCCGCTCCTTCCTTGCGCTGCTTGGTGTCGCTGTTGCCGCCTTTCTCGTTATTTCACTGATGTCTGTGTTATATAATTTCAACCAAAGTTTGCTCGCACAGTTCTCCGGTCTTGGCGCTCAACAGATCACCGTTGTGCCTGGCAAGCTTATGAATAAGAAGGCTATGGATAGCGGTCTATCCGATTTTGCTTCATTTGCCCCATCCTCAAGCACCTTAACATATAAGGATGCAATGGATGTAAAAAAGCAGGTAAAGGCGATAGACAAAGCTGCGCCGCAGAATGAAGTCATGGGTGCGCTCATTCATGAGAAAAAAGGCTATGACATGATTTTCACCGGTACATCGCCGGATTTGCCGCCAGTACTTGATGTGAAGATGAAGGAAGGTCGCTTTTTTACACAGCAGGAGATGGATAAGAAAAAGCATGTGATCGTCCTTGGCTCCAATATTAAGAAGAATGTATTCGGCGACAAGCCCACCGTTGGCAAAACCGTAAAAGTGAACAGAGAAGAGTTCAAGATTATCGGCATTCTCGATGAGAAACAGATGTTTGGCTTTAATATCAATGATCGTGTGTATGCACCGTATCATGTAGTAGAGAAAGTAGGCAACACTGAGCATGCTTCACTTCTCTTCTTTACCGCCAAGAAAGCAGAGAATGTGCCGCAGGTAGAGAAGCAGATCAGCCGTGTCATCGGTACGAACCACGGCAAGACAGACTTCAACCTCGTAAAAGCGGAGGAAGCGGTCCATATGATTAATACGGTGATGGATCTTGCCGGCGTCATTACGCTTGCGATTACAAGTATTGCTTTTCTTGTCGGTGGCATCGGAATTATGAATGTCATGCTGTTAACGGTAAAGGAGCGGACACGCGAAATTGGCATCCGCAAGGCTGTAGGGGCCAGGTCCTGGCATATCATGAGCCAGTTTCTAGTTGAGGCCGTATTCCTGAGTGTAATCGGCGCGCTCGCGGGACTTGCGGCAACATATGGAGCGATGTATTGGATTCATCATTATTTTCCAATTCTACCGAATGCCATTCCCTTTGAGATGATAGGGTATACGGTTGTTTTCGCCATCGGAGCGGGCCTTTTGTTCGGTATCATTCCAGCTCTTCGCGCAGTACGCATTCCACCGATTGAAGCGCTGCGGTATGAATAG
- a CDS encoding ABC transporter ATP-binding protein has product MIELRGISRHYKDGRERMTVLDRVNLTVETGEFVSILGPSGSGKSTLLNVLGLLDKPDAGEYLLSGSDVTRYRGGKLAALRNRHIGFVFQQFMLVPRLTVGENVALPLQYARMSGRERRRRVDEALDMVGMLARKRDVPTNLSGGQKQKVAIARAIVTSPTLVLADEPTGNLDMASKQEVVTIFKQLHEQGRTIMLVTHDHELAQIADRILYVRDRRLIPYGEAVDRGVSLG; this is encoded by the coding sequence ATGATTGAGCTGAGAGGAATCTCCCGGCATTATAAGGACGGACGAGAGAGAATGACTGTGCTTGATAGGGTGAACCTGACGGTAGAGACGGGTGAATTCGTCTCTATCTTGGGACCTTCCGGCTCGGGAAAGTCAACGCTGCTTAATGTCCTTGGACTGCTAGATAAGCCCGATGCTGGTGAATACCTGCTGTCGGGCAGTGATGTGACGAGATATAGAGGCGGTAAGCTTGCGGCTCTTCGCAATCGGCATATCGGCTTTGTCTTCCAGCAGTTCATGCTGGTGCCGCGCTTGACGGTAGGCGAGAATGTAGCCTTACCGCTGCAGTATGCTCGCATGTCCGGTCGGGAGCGGCGTAGGCGGGTGGATGAGGCGCTCGATATGGTTGGGATGCTTGCACGCAAGCGGGACGTGCCGACTAACTTATCCGGCGGGCAGAAGCAGAAGGTGGCGATTGCCCGTGCGATCGTTACGTCACCGACCCTTGTACTAGCCGATGAACCGACCGGTAACCTGGATATGGCCTCGAAGCAGGAGGTGGTCACGATCTTTAAGCAGCTTCATGAGCAGGGTCGTACCATTATGCTGGTTACACACGACCACGAATTGGCGCAGATCGCGGATCGGATCTTATATGTGCGCGACCGCAGGCTCATTCCGTATGGTGAGGCAGTTGACAGAGGGGTGAGTCTCGGATGA